Proteins encoded together in one Actinomycetota bacterium window:
- a CDS encoding response regulator transcription factor: protein MSAPPLRVMLVDDHEVVRDGIKLLLNDREDVVVCAEASSAREAVAVAAQALPDVIVMDVRLSDGSGIEATRDIRAARPQTVVLMLTSFADDEALFASIMAGAAGYVLKQIRGEELVRAIQAVGAGQNLLDPAVTKGVFDRLRKGKHLLKDEKLARLSPQEERILSLVADGRTNGQIGEELGLAEKTVKNYVSSILAKLEVARRAEAAAYLARHTTLPGA from the coding sequence ATGAGCGCGCCACCGCTGCGGGTCATGCTGGTCGACGACCACGAGGTCGTCCGCGACGGCATCAAGCTGCTGCTCAACGACCGTGAGGATGTGGTGGTGTGCGCCGAGGCCAGCTCGGCACGGGAGGCCGTGGCCGTAGCCGCCCAGGCCCTGCCAGATGTGATCGTCATGGACGTCCGCCTCTCCGACGGCTCCGGCATCGAGGCCACCCGCGACATCCGCGCCGCCCGCCCCCAGACGGTCGTGCTCATGCTGACCAGCTTCGCCGACGACGAGGCCCTGTTCGCCTCGATCATGGCCGGCGCCGCCGGCTACGTCCTCAAGCAGATCCGCGGCGAGGAGCTGGTCCGGGCCATCCAGGCCGTCGGCGCCGGTCAGAACCTGCTGGACCCGGCGGTCACCAAGGGCGTGTTCGACCGGCTCCGCAAGGGCAAGCACCTCCTCAAGGACGAGAAGCTGGCCCGTCTGTCCCCCCAGGAGGAACGGATTCTTTCCTTGGTGGCCGACGGCCGGACCAACGGCCAGATCGGCGAGGAGCTCGGCCTGGCCGAGAAGACGGTCAAGAACTACGTCTCCAGCATCCTGGCCAAGCTCGAGGTCGCCCGCCGCGCCGAAGCCGCCGCCTACCTGGCCCGCCACACCACCCTGCCCGGCGCCTGA